From Tachypleus tridentatus isolate NWPU-2018 chromosome 8, ASM421037v1, whole genome shotgun sequence, a single genomic window includes:
- the LOC143222166 gene encoding calcium-activated chloride channel regulator 1-like isoform X2: MRGKEDFLALILFLVHCILLSQAVISINNGGYVGIVVAIHKNVPEDEQLVSNIKELFTEASSYLNTTTKGQVYFKEIIVAVPSTWSSKPGYEVVQKNYFPTADIKVDHPNPYHENNPYTLQPGGCGEPGQYIHLTPTFVKELHTKTLEKYGNAERHLVHEWAHLRYGVFDEYGLPGDPNYPAFYQENDKIVPTSCKQGITGWIESSGGGPCSITIDGTVNEDCRFIPDLSNEDAKASVMYLPYIPSITGFCDHTDNQLHNALAPTKHNNLCHNQPTWTVINKHPDFSRRFKRSVGFTSTKPKFRIVQSQPGSEGRYVLVLDVSRSMSVLKSRGEAAEGGLIILITDGEENVEPYVSQVLPKLQQQKVTVNAIAFGNKATRKLEDLTKLTGGKGFFFADIQGNQPTNALDSAFMDSVTSQADLEFRPVQIADTIIRLFSSKTIKNITLDKELGKNTVFTFTSEDIKDINIILVSPSGKIYDVNSPEYTKDDRIKLRLEIKIPDAEAGQWMVAILWSKFIPGVASFSLTSEPNDPRIQPVRVRSWLSDVQLKYPSHAKVYAEIKKGYNAVIGATVKATIDRPMGSPVDVLLRDNGAGPDVTKNDGIYSGYFTQFNGNGRYAVVANVINDGNAKLRRGSPSSSLIPITKFKNPADKEKKNASAAFTRDEFVVTVKPQRPNKVDEEPIEVFERTSNAGALRLDNYSPNDIDIIPPGRVTDLVMVSSEQIDEQKLVTLRWTSPGDDLDVGNASFVDLRASCVVEDIIKRFHEVDNFNESLVMKGSLDPLPPGEEQEITVEVPNAIWNAKSNSTIDYTRIDVYFSLRIVDERNNLGDLSNIVVGHFKKIPFVLLEEEPSTEWRVYVFGIGAATLLIVVIVVTCRNKGKINRCTETSLTNSA; encoded by the exons ATGCGCGGAAAAGAAGATTTTCTAGCTTTAATTCTGTTCCTGGTCCATTGTATCTTACTTTCGCAAGCAGTAATATCAATCAATAATGGTGGTTACGTGGGTATCGTTGTTGCAATTCATAAAAATGTTCCTGAGGATGAGCAGCTGGTATCAAATATAAAA GAACTATTTACTGAAGCTTCAAGCTACCTCAATACAACAACTAAAGGTCAAGTGTACTTTAAAGAAATCATCGTAGCTGTTCCATCAACATGGTCCAGTAAACCAGGTTACGAGGTTGTCCAAAAAAACTATTTTCCTACTGCAGATATAAAGGTTGATCATCCAAATCCTTACCATGAAAATAACCCTTATACTCTACAACCGGGTGGATGTGGAGAACCAGGACAGTACATTCACCTTACTCCTACGTTTGTAAAGGAATTGCACACAAAAACATTAGAAAAGTATGGAAATGCAG AAAGACATCTTGTACACGAGTGGGCACACTTGAGGTACGGAGTTTTCGATGAATACGGATTACCAGGCGACCCTAATTATCCTGCGTTTTATCAGGAAAATGACAAA ATCGTCCCCACAAGTTGTAAGCAAGGGATCACTGGGTGGATCGAATCCAGTGGCGGTGGACCCTGTTCCATTACAATAGATGGTACAGTTAACGAAGACTGTCGGTTTATCCCGGACCTGAGCAATGAGGATGCTAAGGCGTCTGTTATGTATTTACCTTACATTCCTTCG ATTACTGGGTTTTGTGACCACACCGATAACCAGCTACATAATGCTCTAGCTCCAACAAAGCATAACAATCTATGTCACAACCAGCCAACTTGGACTGTTATCAATAAGCATCCTGATTTTTCCAGACGTTT TAAAAGAAGTGTGGGCTTTACCAGCACAAAACCCAAATTTCGTATCGTACAATCCCAACCTGGAAGTGAGGGTAGATACGTCTTAGTGTTGGACGTATCTAGAAGTATGAGC GTATTAAAGTCTCGTGGAGAAGCAGCAGAAGGAGGGCTAATTATCCTCATTACAGACGGAGAAGAAAATGTAGAGCCATATGTTAGCCAAGTCCTTCCgaaactacaacaacaaaaagttacTGTCAACGCCATTGCTTTTGGCAATAAGGCAACGAGAAAATTAGAAGACCTTACAAAGTTAACGGGTGGTAAAGGATTTTTCTTTGCAGATATTCAAGGCAATCAACCCACCAATGCACTAGATTCGGCTTTTATGGACTCTGTCACCTCGCAAGCTGACTTAGAGTTTCGCCCTGTTCAG ATAGCCGACACCATCATTCGGCTCTTTAGCTCCAAAACTATCAAGAATATTACCTTAGATAAAGAACTAGGAAAAAACACAGTTTTTACTTTCACAAGTGAGGACATAAAGGACATTAATATAATACTAGTAAGTCCAAGCGGGAAAATCTACGACGTTAACAGTCCTGAGTACACCAAAGACGATCGAATCAAACTGAGACTAGAAATAAAAATCCCAGATGCTGAG GCTGGACAGTGGATGGTGGCAATATTATGGTCAAAATTCATTCCCGGAGTTGCTTCTTTTTCTTTGACTTCTGAACCAAATGATCCTCGGATCCAACCTGTTCGGGTACGATCCTGGCTGAGTGACGTCCAATTGAAATATCCTTCACATGCTAAAGTATACGCTGAAATAAAGAAAGGATACAATGCTGTCATTGGAGCTACTGTCAAAGCAACGATTGACCGCCCCATGGGGTCACCAGTTGATGTACTTTTGAGAGATAATGGAGCAG gTCCTGACGTCACTAAAAATGACGGAATATATTCTGGATACTTCACGCAGTTCAATGGTAATGGAAGATACGCAGTTGTAGCAAACGTCATCAATGATGGGAATGCAAAACTCAGGCGTGGAAGCCCTTCTTCATCTCTTATTCCTATTACTAAATTTAAAAACCCTGCAG ataaagaaaagaaaaacgccTCAGCAGCTTTTACAAGAGATGAGTTCGTTGTGACTGTAAAACCCCAACGGCCTAATAAGGTAGACGAAGAACCAATCGAGGTATTTGAAAGGACTTCAAATGCTGGCGCTTTACGTCTTGATAATTATTCTCCCAATGATATTGATATAATTCCACCTGGTAGAGTTACGGACCTTGTGATGGTTTCTTCAGAGCAAATAGATGAACAAAAACTTGTAACTCTGCGATGGACATCTCCTGGAGATGACTTAGATGTTGGAAATG cttCTTTCGTTGACTTGAGAGCCAGTTGTGTCGTAGAAGACATTATAAAACGTTTTCATGAAGTGGATAATTTTAACGAAAGTCTTGTAATGAAAGGTAGCCTGGATCCTTTGCCGCCTGGAGAGGAACAGGAAATAACTGTGGAAGTGCCTAATGCTATTTGGAATGCAAAATCAAACAGCACAATCGATTACACTCGTATAGATGTGTATTTCTCTTTGAGGATAGTTGACGAAAGAAACAACCTGGGTGATCTTTCTAATATTGTTGTTGGACACTTCAAGAAAATTCCATTCGTTCTTTTGGAAGAGGAACCATCCACTGAATGGAGGGTTTATGTATTTGGCATTGGTGCAGCTACActtcttattgttgttattgtagttACGTGTAGAAACAAAGGGAAAATAAATAGATGTACAGAGACTTCGTTGACAAATTCTGCTTAG
- the LOC143222166 gene encoding calcium-activated chloride channel regulator 1-like isoform X1 has product MRGKEDFLALILFLVHCILLSQAVISINNGGYVGIVVAIHKNVPEDEQLVSNIKELFTEASSYLNTTTKGQVYFKEIIVAVPSTWSSKPGYEVVQKNYFPTADIKVDHPNPYHENNPYTLQPGGCGEPGQYIHLTPTFVKELHTKTLEKYGNAERHLVHEWAHLRYGVFDEYGLPGDPNYPAFYQENDKIVPTSCKQGITGWIESSGGGPCSITIDGTVNEDCRFIPDLSNEDAKASVMYLPYIPSITGFCDHTDNQLHNALAPTKHNNLCHNQPTWTVINKHPDFSRRFKRSVGFTSTKPKFRIVQSQPGSEGRYVLVLDVSRSMSLYNRQPIKLLHRAATRFVEDVISEGSQLGIVSFSTNTTILHNLTQVNSATRIKLRNSLPVNNDLGDTAIGKGLEEGLKVLKSRGEAAEGGLIILITDGEENVEPYVSQVLPKLQQQKVTVNAIAFGNKATRKLEDLTKLTGGKGFFFADIQGNQPTNALDSAFMDSVTSQADLEFRPVQIADTIIRLFSSKTIKNITLDKELGKNTVFTFTSEDIKDINIILVSPSGKIYDVNSPEYTKDDRIKLRLEIKIPDAEAGQWMVAILWSKFIPGVASFSLTSEPNDPRIQPVRVRSWLSDVQLKYPSHAKVYAEIKKGYNAVIGATVKATIDRPMGSPVDVLLRDNGAGPDVTKNDGIYSGYFTQFNGNGRYAVVANVINDGNAKLRRGSPSSSLIPITKFKNPADKEKKNASAAFTRDEFVVTVKPQRPNKVDEEPIEVFERTSNAGALRLDNYSPNDIDIIPPGRVTDLVMVSSEQIDEQKLVTLRWTSPGDDLDVGNASFVDLRASCVVEDIIKRFHEVDNFNESLVMKGSLDPLPPGEEQEITVEVPNAIWNAKSNSTIDYTRIDVYFSLRIVDERNNLGDLSNIVVGHFKKIPFVLLEEEPSTEWRVYVFGIGAATLLIVVIVVTCRNKGKINRCTETSLTNSA; this is encoded by the exons ATGCGCGGAAAAGAAGATTTTCTAGCTTTAATTCTGTTCCTGGTCCATTGTATCTTACTTTCGCAAGCAGTAATATCAATCAATAATGGTGGTTACGTGGGTATCGTTGTTGCAATTCATAAAAATGTTCCTGAGGATGAGCAGCTGGTATCAAATATAAAA GAACTATTTACTGAAGCTTCAAGCTACCTCAATACAACAACTAAAGGTCAAGTGTACTTTAAAGAAATCATCGTAGCTGTTCCATCAACATGGTCCAGTAAACCAGGTTACGAGGTTGTCCAAAAAAACTATTTTCCTACTGCAGATATAAAGGTTGATCATCCAAATCCTTACCATGAAAATAACCCTTATACTCTACAACCGGGTGGATGTGGAGAACCAGGACAGTACATTCACCTTACTCCTACGTTTGTAAAGGAATTGCACACAAAAACATTAGAAAAGTATGGAAATGCAG AAAGACATCTTGTACACGAGTGGGCACACTTGAGGTACGGAGTTTTCGATGAATACGGATTACCAGGCGACCCTAATTATCCTGCGTTTTATCAGGAAAATGACAAA ATCGTCCCCACAAGTTGTAAGCAAGGGATCACTGGGTGGATCGAATCCAGTGGCGGTGGACCCTGTTCCATTACAATAGATGGTACAGTTAACGAAGACTGTCGGTTTATCCCGGACCTGAGCAATGAGGATGCTAAGGCGTCTGTTATGTATTTACCTTACATTCCTTCG ATTACTGGGTTTTGTGACCACACCGATAACCAGCTACATAATGCTCTAGCTCCAACAAAGCATAACAATCTATGTCACAACCAGCCAACTTGGACTGTTATCAATAAGCATCCTGATTTTTCCAGACGTTT TAAAAGAAGTGTGGGCTTTACCAGCACAAAACCCAAATTTCGTATCGTACAATCCCAACCTGGAAGTGAGGGTAGATACGTCTTAGTGTTGGACGTATCTAGAAGTATGAGC TTGTACAACAGACAACCCATAAAACTGCTTCATCGAGCAGCTACTAGATTTGTTGAGGATGTTATTTCTGAAGGTTCTCAGTTGGGAATAGTTTCATTTAGCACAAACACTACAATTCTCCATAACCTGACTCAAGTCAACAGTGCCACTCGCATTAAGCTGAGAAATAGTTTACCTGTAAACAATGATCTCGGAGATACAGCAATTGGCAAAGGACTGGAAGAAGGTTTAAAG GTATTAAAGTCTCGTGGAGAAGCAGCAGAAGGAGGGCTAATTATCCTCATTACAGACGGAGAAGAAAATGTAGAGCCATATGTTAGCCAAGTCCTTCCgaaactacaacaacaaaaagttacTGTCAACGCCATTGCTTTTGGCAATAAGGCAACGAGAAAATTAGAAGACCTTACAAAGTTAACGGGTGGTAAAGGATTTTTCTTTGCAGATATTCAAGGCAATCAACCCACCAATGCACTAGATTCGGCTTTTATGGACTCTGTCACCTCGCAAGCTGACTTAGAGTTTCGCCCTGTTCAG ATAGCCGACACCATCATTCGGCTCTTTAGCTCCAAAACTATCAAGAATATTACCTTAGATAAAGAACTAGGAAAAAACACAGTTTTTACTTTCACAAGTGAGGACATAAAGGACATTAATATAATACTAGTAAGTCCAAGCGGGAAAATCTACGACGTTAACAGTCCTGAGTACACCAAAGACGATCGAATCAAACTGAGACTAGAAATAAAAATCCCAGATGCTGAG GCTGGACAGTGGATGGTGGCAATATTATGGTCAAAATTCATTCCCGGAGTTGCTTCTTTTTCTTTGACTTCTGAACCAAATGATCCTCGGATCCAACCTGTTCGGGTACGATCCTGGCTGAGTGACGTCCAATTGAAATATCCTTCACATGCTAAAGTATACGCTGAAATAAAGAAAGGATACAATGCTGTCATTGGAGCTACTGTCAAAGCAACGATTGACCGCCCCATGGGGTCACCAGTTGATGTACTTTTGAGAGATAATGGAGCAG gTCCTGACGTCACTAAAAATGACGGAATATATTCTGGATACTTCACGCAGTTCAATGGTAATGGAAGATACGCAGTTGTAGCAAACGTCATCAATGATGGGAATGCAAAACTCAGGCGTGGAAGCCCTTCTTCATCTCTTATTCCTATTACTAAATTTAAAAACCCTGCAG ataaagaaaagaaaaacgccTCAGCAGCTTTTACAAGAGATGAGTTCGTTGTGACTGTAAAACCCCAACGGCCTAATAAGGTAGACGAAGAACCAATCGAGGTATTTGAAAGGACTTCAAATGCTGGCGCTTTACGTCTTGATAATTATTCTCCCAATGATATTGATATAATTCCACCTGGTAGAGTTACGGACCTTGTGATGGTTTCTTCAGAGCAAATAGATGAACAAAAACTTGTAACTCTGCGATGGACATCTCCTGGAGATGACTTAGATGTTGGAAATG cttCTTTCGTTGACTTGAGAGCCAGTTGTGTCGTAGAAGACATTATAAAACGTTTTCATGAAGTGGATAATTTTAACGAAAGTCTTGTAATGAAAGGTAGCCTGGATCCTTTGCCGCCTGGAGAGGAACAGGAAATAACTGTGGAAGTGCCTAATGCTATTTGGAATGCAAAATCAAACAGCACAATCGATTACACTCGTATAGATGTGTATTTCTCTTTGAGGATAGTTGACGAAAGAAACAACCTGGGTGATCTTTCTAATATTGTTGTTGGACACTTCAAGAAAATTCCATTCGTTCTTTTGGAAGAGGAACCATCCACTGAATGGAGGGTTTATGTATTTGGCATTGGTGCAGCTACActtcttattgttgttattgtagttACGTGTAGAAACAAAGGGAAAATAAATAGATGTACAGAGACTTCGTTGACAAATTCTGCTTAG